The following are encoded in a window of Danaus plexippus chromosome 22 unlocalized genomic scaffold, MEX_DaPlex mxdp_33, whole genome shotgun sequence genomic DNA:
- the LOC116773558 gene encoding structural maintenance of chromosomes protein 4 — translation MQKTKTKRGEEPMEVDDNQSPTSDQNVNDDGEIDHISDDEEGGIRIGDIYIPPAAKPALTFDSTGPRLIITHIVNENFKSYAGVQSLGPFHKSFTAIIGPNGSGKSNVIDSMLFVFGYRATKIRSKKISVLIHSSSKFPNITSASVAVHFCQIIDGEGEDFTVVPNSEIVVSRTAAKDNSSYYTLNGKRVQFKEVAKMLRSHGIDLDHNRFLILQGEVEQIAMMKPKGLTEHESGMLEYLEDIIGTSRYKEPIEKLSDKVEEYTEMRKEKLNRVRLVEQEKNKLEQPMREAVELMNLTNAALRTRNTLLQKYIHETNKIIENKTKELQELKDVLAKIDEKLARIKDELHEKTTELKNGTQKYDQLQKQKDDISEKLTQCKKKTVTVQADTTQANKKRKNLEQLIEQEKGKLIDLELIPEKNKHEIEECEKLLDKHKESKVNAEQELQTVMAGVRSKTQGLQEQKDKLQAKLIDLKKIVDEANKNSKLAESELKIYLSTEQKEIEKFNRMKEVYEKAKSDLEEKKSLREDLSSTIPMQEQQVKEIQTKLQKIKKEEMSASNEARSLRAQLEESRQAMSANRSRGRVLDCLMKEKREGRLPGIFGRLGDLGGIDAKYDVAISTCCGALDNIVVDSVETAQRCVEYLKHNDVGRATFIALDKQQHLIKYCESRTTYPENVPRLFDLVRVKDSRVLPAFYYALRDTLVASSLEQATKIAYGNIRYRVVTLQGDVIEIAGTMSGGGRTTMRGRMSSSVVQSTDENPELVKQKEQKLASLEQSLSELRNEQSNLEEAFVNVQRNAREGKTTLHKLDIEIKSLVEQVPALKSQIKQQEAKVTSSKVDARHKAKLEENLKRAEEKLETAKYNAGELEKEVHGVDSQIALVAGNKVRDLQKNVDELTNKINKISSEMTKLRVAISTSIRNAKKSKDKLNQMETDLKETEKNLENLNNQKKQLTLDSAKLQKDFDELEEQITEGTSEFSGLRQEISKLQSKENKMKSERLEANNAVNKMEKSVQDCTTKIPLWEKELTSLKLEDPGIEIPGIERPQPLQKHTPNELDETSVDELRNRLTAQKARIGDNKPNLQAIQDYRTKEELYLKRASELEDITNKRNEMRALYDQLKKKRTTDFLCGFSTITTKLKEMYQMITLGGDAELELVDSLDPFTEGIIFSVRPPNKSWKNISNLSGGEKTLSSLALVFALHYYKPTPLYVMDEIDAALDFKNVSIVANYIKERTKNAQFIIISLRYNMFEVSNRLVGIYKTEDCTKSVTIENKLPEQTVRDVMA, via the exons atgcaaaAGACCAAGACAAAAAGAGGTGAAGAACCAATGGAAGTTGACGATAATCAGTCACCAACAAGCGATCAAAATGTTAATGATGATGGAGAAATAGATCATATATCCGATGACGAGGAAGGTGGTATCCGGATAggtgatatttatataccacCAGCGGCTAAGCCGGCTCTAACATTTGATTCAACAGGCCCAAGGCTGATTATAACGCATatagtaaatgaaaattttaaaagttacgcTGGTGTGCAATCATTAGGCCCTTTTcataag AGTTTTACAGCCATCATAGGCCCAAATGGCAGTGGGAAGAGCAATGTCATTGATTCCATGCTATTTGTTTTCGGCTATCGAGCTACCAAAATCCGTTCAAAGAAGATTTCAGTTCTAATTCACTCTTCTAGTAAATTTCCAAATATAACAAGTGCTAGTGTTGCTGTACATTTCTGTCAGATAATCGATGGg GAAGGTGAAGATTTCACAGTGGTACCTAATAGTGAGATAGTTGTATCAAGAACGGCGGCCAAAGATAATTCATCATATTACACTCTTAATGGAAAGCGAGTCCAGTTCAAAGAGGTTGCTAAAATGTTAAGGTCCCACGGAATAGATTTAGACCACAACAGGTTCCTTATTTTACAG ggTGAAGTGGAACAAATTGCTATGATGAAGCCAAAGGGTTTGACAGAACATGAATCTGGCATGCTCGAGTACTTGGAAGATATAATTGGTACCTCAAGATATAAG gaACCGATAGAAAAACTATCAGATAAAGTTGAAGAATACACCGAAATGCGTAAAGAGAAATTAAATAGAGTGAGATTGGttgaacaagaaaaaaataaattggaaCAACCTATGAGAGAGGCCGTTGAACTGATGAATCTAACGAACGCCGCCTTGAGGACGAGGAATACattattacagaaatatat CCacgaaactaataaaataattgaaaacaaaacaaaagaattgCAAGAACTTAAAGACGTCTTGGCGAAGATCGATGAGAAACTGGCGAGAATAAAAGATGAGCTACATGAAAAAACAACGGAATTGAAGAACGGCACTCA AAAATATGACCAACTCCAAAAACAAAAGGACGATATATCAGAGAAGTTGACGcaatgtaagaaaaaaactgTCACCGTACAGGCCGACACGACGCAGGCGAACAAGAAGCGGAAAAATCTGGAACAGTTGATAGAACAGGAGAAGGGGAAATTAATTGACTTGGAActc attccagaaaaaaataaacacgagATAGAGGAATGTGAGAAGTTATTGGACAAGCACAAAGAGAGTAAAGTTAATGCCGAGCAAGAGCTACAAACTGTTATGGCTGGGGTCAG ATCAAAAACACAAGGTCTTCAAGAACAAAAAGACAAATTACAAGCAAAGCTAATAGACCTAAAGAAAATAGTTGACGAAGCCAATAAGAACTCGAAGTTAGCCGAGTCCgaactcaaaatatatttaagtacagAGCAGAAAGAAATCGAAAAATTTAACAGAATGAAGGAAGTGTATGAGAAAGCCAAAAGCGATTTGGAAGAGAAAAAATC TCTACGTGAAGATCTTTCCTCTACTATACCAATGCAAGAACAACAAGTAAAAGAAATACAGACAAAACTACAGAAAATCAAGAAAGAAGAGATGTCTGCATCAAACGAAGCGAGGAGTCTGAG AGCACAATTAGAGGAATCCCGTCAAGCCATGAGCGCCAACAGATCTAGAGGGAGAGTTTTAGATTGTCTGATGAAGGAAAAGAGGGAAGGACGATTACCAGGAATATTTGGTAGACTG GGCGATCTCGGCGGAATCGATGCTAAATACGACGTGGCCATATCGACGTGTTGCGGGGCCTTGGACAACATAGTTGTTGATAGCGTCGAAACGGCCCAACGGTGTGTCGAATATCTAAAGCACAACGACGTGGGCCGAGCGACGTTCATAGCGCTCGACAAGCAGCAACACCTCATCAAGTATTGCGAGAGCAGGACGACTTA tcCGGAGAACGTGCCGCGGCTGTTTGACTTAGTTCGCGTGAAAGATTCCCGCGTGTTACCGGCGTTTTATTACGCTTTACGCGACACTTTGGTAGCCTCGAGTCTGGAACAAGCGACGAAGATCGCTTACGGGAACATTCGATACAGAGTCGTCACACTCCAAGGAGACGTAATAGAGATAGCAG GCACAATGTCCGGTGGTGGTAGAACAACAATGCGCGGTCGCATGTCGAGTTCAGTGGTACAGAGTACAGATGAAAATCCGGAATTAGTTAAACAAAAGGAACAGAAGTTGGCTTCTTTGGAGCAAAG TCTATCAGAATTAAGAAACGAGCAGTCGAATCTAGAAGAAGCGTTTGTGAATGTGCAAAGAAATGCCAGGGAGGGAAAAACGACACTTCACAAGCTcgatatagaaattaaaagtttgGTCGAACAAGTTCCTGCTTTGAAG agtcaaataaaacaacaagaaGCGAAAGTAACATCGAGTAAAGTCGACGCGAGACATAAAGCGAAATTggaagaaaatttaaagagaGCGGAAGAGAAACTGGAAACAGCGAAATATAATGCGGGGGAG CTAGAAAAAGAAGTGCACGGAGTAGACTCACAAATAGCGTTGGTAGCTGGTAACAAAGTAAGAGATCTGCAGAAAAATGTCGACGAACtgacgaataaaattaataaaatatcaagtgAAATGACTAAACTAAGAGTGGCCATTAGTACTAGTATacg CAACGCAAAGAAATCCAAAGACAAACTGAATCAAATGGAAACCGATTTGAAGGAAACGGAAAAGAATTTGGAAAATCTTAACAATCAAAAGAAACAACTCACGCTTGACTCAGCTAAGCTACAGAAGGACTTTGACGAG ctGGAAGAACAAATAACAGAAGGTACCAGCGAATTTTCTGGCCTTAGACaagaaatatcaaaacttcaatccaaagaaaataaaatgaaaagtgaAAGATTGGAAGCAAATAATGCGGTCAACAAAATGGAAAAATCCGTACAAGATTGTACTACAAAGATACCGTTGTGGGAGAAAGAG cTAACGTCACTAAAGCTAGAAGATCCGGGAATAGAAATACCGGGTATAGAACGCCCTCAGCCCTTACAAAAGCACACTCCAAATGAGTTGGATGAAACGTCGGTGGATGAATTAAGAAATAGACTAACTGCCCAGAAAGCTAGGATAGGGGACAATAAACCTAATTTGCAAGCCAtacag GATTACCGTACTAAAGAGGAACTCTATTTGAAACGAGCCTCCGAACTAGAAGacataacaaacaaaagaaatgaaatgaGAGCATTATATGATCAACTGAAAAAGAAACGGACCACTGATTTCTTATGTg GGTTCAGCACGATAACaacgaaattaaaagaaatgtatcaGATGATAACGCTGGGGGGAGACGCGGAGTTGGAGCTTGTCGACTCTTTGGATCCCTTCACCGAAGGAATTATATTCAG cgTTCGACCCCCAAATAAATCGTGGAAGAACATATCAAACCTGTCCGGTGGTGAGAAAACATTGTCATCATTGGCACTAGTGTTTGCTTTACATTATTACAAACCCACACCTTTATATGTTATGGACGAAATAGACGCGGCGTTGGACTTTAAAAACGTCTCTATAGTCGctaattatatcaaa GAAAGGACAAAGAACGCTCAGTTCATTATAATATCCCTTCGGTACAATATGTTTGAAGTCTCCAATCGCCTGGTGGGTATTTACAAGACAGAGGACTGTACTAAATCCGTGACCATAGAAAATAAACTACCCGAGCAAACTGTAAGAGACGTTATGgcttga